From Cellulomonas chengniuliangii, the proteins below share one genomic window:
- a CDS encoding DUF58 domain-containing protein, which yields MAITWRAVALAALGTVAVLIVPVPGTVLVWALLVAAACTVDTLLAASPRQVAITRSTPASVRLTQSARSTITLSNVSPRRLRAIVRDAWLPSAGAGPNRHPVDLPPGESTRVSTLLTPTRRGDRRADRVTIRTVGPLGLAGRQASLEVPAVLRVLPEFASRRHLPSRLARLRELDGRAAVQVRGGGTEFDSLREYVIGDDVRSIDWRATARRADVVVRTWRPERDRRVLIVLDTSRTAAVRVLDAPRIDASIEAALLLSALASRAGDRVELMAYDRTLRGRVAGMSGPRLMPAVADALAGIDPTLVEMDWPGVVSMVRERLSQRALVVLLSSLEPAAVEQGLLGVVGQLAERHQVVLAAVRDPEVEELRRGRADVTEVFDAAAAERAELERAAVAARLRQRGVEVVDALPDDLAPRLADTYLALKAAGRL from the coding sequence ATGGCGATCACCTGGCGGGCCGTCGCGCTCGCCGCCCTGGGGACGGTCGCGGTGCTGATCGTGCCCGTGCCGGGGACCGTGCTGGTCTGGGCCCTGCTGGTGGCGGCGGCGTGCACCGTGGACACGCTGCTCGCCGCCTCCCCGCGCCAGGTCGCGATCACTCGCTCGACGCCTGCCTCGGTGCGGCTCACGCAGTCCGCGCGCTCGACGATCACCCTGTCGAACGTCAGCCCTCGGCGCCTGCGCGCGATCGTGCGGGACGCGTGGCTGCCCTCGGCCGGGGCCGGGCCGAACCGTCACCCGGTGGACCTGCCGCCGGGTGAGTCCACGCGGGTGTCCACCCTGCTCACGCCCACCCGACGCGGCGACCGCCGGGCCGACCGGGTGACCATCCGCACCGTGGGGCCGCTGGGCCTCGCGGGCCGGCAGGCGTCCCTCGAGGTGCCCGCGGTGCTGCGGGTGCTGCCCGAGTTCGCGTCCAGACGCCACCTCCCCTCCCGCCTCGCGCGGCTGCGGGAGCTCGACGGGCGCGCCGCGGTCCAGGTGCGCGGCGGCGGCACGGAGTTCGACTCGCTCCGCGAGTACGTGATCGGCGACGACGTGCGCTCGATCGACTGGCGCGCGACGGCGCGACGCGCGGATGTCGTGGTCCGCACCTGGCGGCCCGAGCGCGACCGCCGCGTGCTGATCGTCCTCGACACCTCGCGCACGGCCGCCGTGCGGGTGCTCGACGCGCCACGGATCGACGCGTCGATCGAGGCCGCGCTGCTCCTCTCGGCGCTGGCGTCCCGTGCCGGGGACAGGGTCGAGCTGATGGCCTACGACAGGACCCTGCGCGGCCGTGTCGCGGGCATGAGCGGGCCTCGGCTCATGCCCGCCGTGGCTGACGCCCTGGCGGGGATCGACCCGACCCTGGTCGAGATGGACTGGCCGGGCGTGGTGAGCATGGTCCGCGAGCGCCTCTCCCAACGCGCTCTCGTGGTCCTGCTCTCGTCGCTCGAGCCGGCGGCGGTCGAGCAAGGGCTGCTGGGGGTGGTGGGCCAGCTCGCCGAGCGCCACCAGGTGGTGCTCGCGGCGGTCCGCGATCCCGAGGTGGAGGAGCTGCGCAGGGGACGGGCCGACGTCACCGAGGTCTTCGACGCCGCGGCCGCGGAGCGCGCCGAGCTGGAGCGCGCCGCCGTCGCCGCGCGCCTGCGACAGCGTGGCGTCGAGGTGGTCGACGCGCTCCCTGACGACCTGGCGCCCCGCCTGGCGGACACGTACCTGGCGTTGAAGGCCGCCGGACGCCTCTAA